The Haemophilus parainfluenzae genome window below encodes:
- a CDS encoding dioxygenase, with the protein MKKMPVLFVGHGSPMNALDKENPFNQSFSLITQKFAKPKAILMISAHWYSSRLQVTSGEHPEMIYDFYGFPDELSQVQYPAPSSPELAEQVQSLLQPENVELNPTRGFDHGAWAVLKYLYPDADIPVVQLSLKNALKFEDSLEEKIFFTNLISYHNFSDY; encoded by the coding sequence ATGAAAAAAATGCCTGTATTGTTCGTTGGGCATGGTAGCCCGATGAATGCGTTAGATAAAGAAAACCCGTTCAATCAGAGTTTCAGCCTAATTACGCAAAAGTTTGCCAAACCAAAAGCTATTTTGATGATTTCAGCGCATTGGTACAGTAGCCGTTTGCAGGTAACATCAGGTGAACACCCTGAAATGATTTACGATTTCTATGGTTTTCCCGATGAACTCAGCCAAGTGCAATATCCCGCGCCCAGTTCGCCTGAGTTGGCAGAGCAGGTGCAGTCATTATTACAGCCGGAAAATGTCGAGCTGAACCCGACGCGTGGTTTTGATCATGGTGCATGGGCAGTGTTGAAATATCTCTATCCCGATGCCGATATTCCTGTGGTGCAACTTAGCCTTAAAAATGCTTTGAAATTTGAAGACTCATTGGAAGAGAAAATTTTCTTTACCAACTTAATTAGTTACCATAATTTTTCTGATTATTGA
- a CDS encoding ATP-binding protein, giving the protein MSENAYKIRPAGRHLLTIGRDLIQDSYAAIVELVKNAYDADSESVEIHFKATEKTSENVNGNAEKRIEITVRDYGHGMSQDTVINKWMVPSTPDKLERRKSPHGRIMQGRKGIGRYAASMLGSTLLLETVSKSAEKTTVLVDWHDFETSKYLDDVELLVETHLTDELSGTTLTIEGGEEYYSEWNGKQFKDLNYELKKLISPVQNSIDKAAQAFQIHLKISGFSDVEDLEEIIAPYPIFDLFDYKISGRIHSNGKGILTYALQKARNTVEEVIPFDLKGYTACGDLIFDIRVYDREKESIEQLIHRGLKDDHGNYLGKLQARKILNDSNGIGVYRNGFRIRPLGDPEFDWLKLNEQRVQNPSLKIGSNQVIGYVLIDSEEKSDLIEKSARDGLRDNNAYKQLQKITNEVIKELEIRRFSYRRKAGLSKPALKVEKELNRIFSFDNLKQTVHKKLIAGGMNEKSAEEVIELISKEEEEKSQTVEEIRQAIATYQGQATLGKIMNVVLHEGRRPLNYFRNEVPRIDRFIKKYKETSDFEHIETIESIAHNTVSNAKTFSDLFLRLDPLAMGKRPAKRQLSIENEISNCFAIFRQQMEDKGIKFKISGSAIIEAWQQDIAAIFTNLIENSIFWLSEKNTDIKEVMISIITEKNSLSYIDFRDTGPGIESNLIEDNLIFEPQFSTKPGVQVSVWQLQVKLLIETG; this is encoded by the coding sequence ATGAGTGAAAATGCTTATAAAATAAGACCGGCTGGACGACATTTACTAACTATCGGTAGAGATCTAATTCAGGACAGTTATGCAGCTATCGTTGAGCTTGTAAAAAACGCTTATGATGCGGATTCAGAATCTGTAGAAATACATTTTAAAGCAACTGAAAAAACATCAGAAAATGTAAATGGTAATGCCGAGAAAAGAATAGAGATTACAGTCCGTGACTATGGTCATGGGATGTCCCAAGATACTGTGATTAACAAGTGGATGGTTCCATCAACGCCAGATAAGCTTGAGCGCAGAAAGAGTCCGCATGGCCGAATTATGCAAGGCCGTAAAGGGATAGGCCGCTATGCTGCGTCTATGCTTGGTTCTACCTTGTTACTAGAGACAGTCTCAAAAAGTGCAGAAAAAACAACTGTTTTAGTTGACTGGCATGATTTTGAAACATCTAAATACCTAGATGATGTTGAACTTTTAGTTGAAACTCATTTAACTGATGAGCTCTCAGGAACTACTTTGACAATTGAAGGTGGAGAAGAGTATTACAGCGAATGGAATGGAAAACAGTTTAAAGATTTAAATTATGAATTAAAAAAACTAATATCTCCTGTTCAAAATTCAATAGATAAAGCAGCTCAGGCTTTTCAGATTCATTTGAAAATCAGTGGGTTCTCAGATGTTGAAGATTTAGAAGAGATCATTGCTCCGTACCCTATCTTTGATTTATTCGATTATAAAATTTCTGGGAGAATTCATTCAAATGGTAAAGGTATTCTGACTTATGCTTTGCAGAAGGCAAGGAATACAGTAGAAGAGGTTATTCCGTTTGATTTAAAAGGTTATACTGCTTGTGGTGATTTAATCTTTGATATCCGTGTTTACGACAGGGAAAAGGAATCAATAGAACAATTAATTCACCGTGGTCTTAAAGATGATCATGGTAACTATCTAGGAAAATTGCAGGCGAGAAAAATACTTAATGATTCCAATGGGATTGGGGTATATCGCAATGGATTCCGGATTAGACCTCTTGGTGATCCTGAATTTGATTGGTTAAAACTTAATGAACAGAGAGTTCAAAACCCTTCTTTAAAAATTGGTAGTAACCAAGTAATTGGTTACGTATTAATTGACTCAGAGGAAAAGTCTGATTTAATAGAGAAGAGCGCTAGGGATGGTTTGCGTGATAATAATGCTTATAAACAATTGCAGAAGATTACAAATGAAGTAATTAAAGAGTTGGAAATACGTAGATTCAGTTATAGACGCAAAGCAGGATTAAGTAAACCTGCACTTAAAGTTGAAAAAGAGCTGAATCGAATTTTTTCTTTTGATAATTTGAAACAAACTGTTCATAAAAAATTGATTGCAGGTGGAATGAATGAAAAATCAGCAGAAGAAGTTATTGAATTGATCAGTAAAGAAGAAGAAGAAAAAAGCCAGACAGTAGAAGAAATCCGTCAAGCTATTGCGACTTACCAAGGGCAAGCAACTTTGGGGAAAATTATGAATGTGGTTTTACATGAAGGCCGAAGACCACTAAATTATTTTCGCAATGAAGTTCCTAGAATAGATAGATTTATCAAGAAATACAAGGAAACAAGTGATTTTGAACATATAGAAACGATTGAATCAATTGCACACAATACAGTTTCAAATGCTAAAACATTTTCTGACCTCTTTTTACGACTAGACCCTCTTGCCATGGGAAAACGCCCAGCTAAACGACAATTATCTATAGAGAATGAAATTTCTAATTGTTTTGCAATATTTCGTCAACAAATGGAAGATAAGGGCATTAAATTCAAAATTAGCGGAAGTGCAATTATAGAAGCATGGCAACAGGATATTGCTGCTATATTTACTAATCTTATAGAAAATAGCATCTTTTGGCTGTCAGAGAAAAATACTGACATTAAGGAAGTCATGATCAGTATTATTACTGAGAAAAATTCTTTAAGTTATATAGATTTTCGTGATACAGGTCCCGGGATAGAATCCAATCTTATTGAGGATAATCTTATATTTGAACCTCAATTTAGCACTAAACCGGGGGTACAGGTATCGGTTTGGCAATTGCAGGTGAAGCTGCTGATAGAAACGGGTTGA
- a CDS encoding single-stranded DNA-binding protein codes for MAGINKVIIVGNLGNDPEIRTMPNGEAVANISVATSESWTDKNTGERREVTEWHRIVLYRRLAEIAGQYLRKGSQVYVEGRLKTRKWQDNNGQDRYTTEIQGDNLQMLGGRNQEMGGYAPAQPAPQPSYQSRPAQSAPAPQAEPPMDAFDDNIPF; via the coding sequence ATGGCAGGTATTAATAAAGTAATCATCGTGGGTAATTTAGGTAATGATCCTGAAATCCGTACGATGCCAAATGGCGAAGCGGTAGCAAATATTAGCGTAGCAACAAGTGAAAGCTGGACAGATAAAAACACAGGCGAACGCCGTGAAGTGACCGAATGGCACCGTATCGTGTTATATCGTCGTTTAGCGGAAATTGCGGGACAATACTTACGCAAAGGTTCACAAGTTTATGTTGAAGGTCGTTTAAAAACCCGTAAATGGCAAGATAACAATGGTCAAGATCGTTACACCACTGAAATCCAAGGTGATAACTTACAAATGTTAGGTGGTCGTAATCAAGAGATGGGCGGTTATGCACCTGCACAACCAGCACCACAGCCAAGCTATCAATCTCGTCCAGCACAATCTGCGCCAGCGCCACAAGCTGAGCCACCAATGGACGCATTTGATGACAACATTCCATTCTAA
- a CDS encoding response regulator, producing the protein MNNMKLILIEDNDEELQSCKNAVKDFNDDHKDKKWYIRLETYTNIENASKALENSYFDGAIIDMKLADSGNEGNQALDVIRKHLKRIPVAIYTGTPDVADVTDIPSIGLFKKADITYEQLIYKFWDIYKTGLTKIMGGKGQIEQSLSQIFIKYLLPKISPEPTISEKSNWVSYAEEDPDNTEKALLRYTLNHLIHELYKSSENCYPDEMYIHLPNLELDQVKVDTGCILKNKDNNKFYIVLSPACDLAEREGGECNTDRALLVEIQMLEDILSDDYFISNCHGGKKLKKRYLKSNPESPKEYLLKQQDNDLIKYQRNTKNLYYCWLPKTSCFNNGAVINFRRVSTYSQEELNESFNSPVIQVSSPFLKDIISRFSSYYARQGQPDINFMI; encoded by the coding sequence ATGAATAATATGAAGTTAATTCTTATCGAAGATAACGATGAAGAGCTGCAATCTTGTAAGAACGCCGTAAAAGATTTTAATGATGATCACAAAGACAAGAAGTGGTATATTCGGTTAGAAACTTATACCAATATAGAGAATGCATCAAAAGCATTAGAGAATTCTTACTTTGATGGTGCAATTATCGATATGAAATTAGCTGATTCTGGCAATGAGGGAAATCAGGCTTTAGATGTAATAAGAAAGCATTTAAAACGGATACCCGTAGCAATATATACTGGAACTCCTGATGTTGCAGATGTAACAGATATTCCTTCAATTGGTCTGTTTAAAAAAGCAGATATAACATATGAACAGCTTATATATAAATTTTGGGATATTTACAAAACTGGATTAACCAAAATAATGGGAGGAAAAGGTCAAATTGAACAAAGTCTAAGTCAAATTTTTATAAAATACCTTCTTCCTAAAATTTCACCGGAACCAACAATTTCAGAAAAGAGTAATTGGGTTTCTTATGCAGAAGAAGATCCGGATAACACGGAAAAAGCTTTACTGCGCTATACGCTTAATCATCTCATTCATGAATTATATAAAAGCAGTGAAAATTGCTACCCTGATGAAATGTATATACATTTGCCAAACCTAGAGCTGGATCAAGTAAAAGTAGATACAGGGTGCATTTTAAAAAATAAAGATAACAATAAATTTTATATTGTTTTGAGTCCTGCTTGTGATTTGGCAGAGCGTGAAGGGGGAGAATGCAATACTGATAGAGCATTACTGGTTGAGATTCAAATGCTTGAAGATATTTTATCTGATGACTATTTTATTAGTAATTGCCATGGTGGTAAAAAACTTAAAAAAAGGTACTTAAAAAGTAATCCTGAGTCTCCAAAAGAGTATCTTTTAAAGCAACAAGATAATGACTTAATAAAATACCAAAGAAATACAAAAAATTTATATTATTGTTGGCTTCCCAAGACTAGTTGTTTCAATAATGGAGCTGTCATTAATTTTAGAAGAGTCTCTACATATTCTCAAGAAGAGCTAAATGAGTCTTTTAATAGTCCAGTTATTCAAGTGTCTAGCCCATTTCTAAAAGACATAATATCTCGATTTTCATCCTATTATGCACGACAAGGGCAACCTGATATAAATTTTATGATTTGA
- a CDS encoding Fic family protein, translated as MNNYQIPDLFALGEIESKSVLKACSAAHQALGELKGVVHTMPNQNILLGTLPLQEAKESSEIENIITTQDDLYQSNINTHQFTTVAAKEVHYYAQAMSLGFNSVRSDKLITLNLIKEIQAALEGNYAGFRKQQGTGLVNQTTKEIVYMPPQNPADIEKYMSNLERFINESAQLDYDPLVKMALIHHQFESIHPFYDGNGRTGRILNILYLIQQDLLDTPILYLSRYINRNKTKYYQLLQSVRDSKNWEAWLVFMLNGITETSKRTVTLINGIKVLMQNHKQLIRNHLPQIYSHELINNLYKHPYTKIDFVVRDCQIHRNTARTRLEALVKIGILKKEKIGKENFYINVALYELLMKQ; from the coding sequence ATGAACAACTATCAAATTCCAGATTTATTTGCCTTGGGCGAGATAGAAAGTAAATCAGTATTGAAAGCTTGCAGTGCTGCTCATCAGGCATTAGGTGAGTTAAAAGGCGTAGTACATACAATGCCGAATCAAAATATTCTACTCGGGACATTACCCTTGCAGGAAGCAAAAGAAAGCTCGGAGATTGAAAATATCATTACCACGCAGGATGATTTATATCAAAGCAATATCAATACACACCAATTCACTACCGTAGCTGCAAAAGAAGTTCACTACTACGCACAAGCCATGTCATTAGGCTTTAACTCCGTCCGTTCCGATAAATTAATTACACTCAATCTAATTAAAGAAATTCAAGCTGCATTGGAAGGAAACTATGCGGGTTTTAGAAAGCAGCAAGGAACGGGGCTGGTAAATCAAACGACAAAAGAAATTGTTTATATGCCACCGCAAAATCCTGCCGATATTGAAAAATATATGTCTAATTTAGAAAGATTTATCAACGAATCGGCACAACTTGATTACGATCCTTTGGTAAAAATGGCACTGATTCATCACCAGTTTGAAAGCATTCACCCATTTTATGATGGCAATGGTCGGACAGGACGAATATTGAATATTCTATATCTGATTCAGCAAGATTTACTCGATACTCCAATTCTGTATCTTTCCCGATATATAAATAGAAATAAAACAAAATACTACCAGTTATTGCAGTCTGTCCGTGATAGCAAAAACTGGGAGGCTTGGCTAGTATTTATGCTAAACGGCATCACGGAAACCTCAAAACGAACGGTTACTTTAATCAATGGAATTAAAGTGTTAATGCAAAATCACAAACAGCTCATCCGCAATCACTTACCGCAGATTTACAGCCATGAACTAATTAACAATCTGTATAAACACCCTTATACGAAAATTGATTTTGTCGTACGAGACTGCCAAATCCATCGTAATACAGCAAGAACCCGTTTAGAAGCATTGGTCAAAATCGGTATTTTGAAGAAGGAAAAAATTGGAAAAGAAAATTTTTATATTAATGTAGCCTTGTATGAGTTATTGATGAAGCAATAG
- a CDS encoding DNA cytosine methyltransferase: MSELRFLDLFAGAGGLSEGFIQAGFKPVAHIESDKAACFTLQTRMAYHWLKSIDNLDVYVDYLNGKLSRTEFYKIIPEHIIKTVINMEISENTLKTLFNEIDYLLKDSPLDLIVGGPPCQAYSLVGRSCDSNKMLGDKRNYLYKFYGKFLQRYQPKYFVFENVLGLLSAKDANGNYYFQEMRNLFKKLGYETEYRILNANDYGALQARKRIILVGRKGHQTGFYPQLELDKPNVLVNEIFTDLPVIHAGEGSVRPCRMKKYTGNWLYDSGIKNNDIPVTWHIARPLNQQDSKIYRLVTDLWSREGKRMEYNDLPENLKTHKNRTAFADRFKVVADNLSASHTVLAHLAKDGHYYIHPDSYQNRSITPREAARLQTFPDDYYFEGGTDKPSRTAAFRQIGNAVPVILARKIAENLKENWHE, translated from the coding sequence ATGTCAGAATTGCGTTTTCTCGATCTTTTTGCAGGTGCAGGTGGACTTTCCGAAGGGTTCATTCAGGCAGGTTTTAAGCCCGTTGCTCATATTGAATCGGACAAGGCTGCCTGTTTTACTCTGCAAACGCGTATGGCTTATCATTGGTTAAAATCAATAGATAACCTAGATGTTTATGTGGACTACTTAAATGGAAAATTAAGTCGCACAGAATTTTATAAAATCATCCCTGAGCATATTATAAAAACAGTAATTAATATGGAAATCTCAGAAAATACCTTAAAAACATTATTTAATGAGATTGATTATTTACTTAAAGACTCACCTCTTGATTTGATTGTTGGTGGCCCGCCATGCCAAGCCTATTCTCTTGTCGGTAGATCATGTGATTCTAATAAAATGCTTGGTGATAAACGTAATTATTTATACAAGTTTTACGGGAAATTTCTTCAACGCTACCAACCTAAATACTTTGTTTTTGAAAATGTATTAGGACTTTTATCTGCAAAAGATGCTAATGGCAATTATTATTTTCAAGAGATGAGAAACCTTTTTAAAAAGTTAGGTTACGAGACTGAATATCGCATACTTAATGCAAATGATTATGGCGCTCTGCAAGCTCGCAAAAGAATCATACTGGTTGGTAGAAAAGGGCATCAAACCGGATTCTATCCTCAATTAGAGCTTGATAAACCAAATGTGTTAGTTAATGAAATATTTACTGATCTTCCTGTAATCCATGCAGGAGAAGGAAGTGTTCGTCCTTGTAGAATGAAGAAGTATACGGGTAACTGGTTGTATGATTCAGGCATAAAAAACAATGATATTCCTGTTACATGGCATATTGCACGCCCACTCAATCAACAAGACTCCAAAATATATCGTTTGGTAACGGATCTATGGAGCAGAGAGGGGAAAAGGATGGAATATAATGATTTGCCTGAGAATCTTAAAACACATAAGAATCGAACTGCATTTGCCGACAGATTTAAGGTTGTTGCAGATAATTTATCTGCATCTCACACTGTATTAGCTCATCTTGCTAAAGATGGACATTACTATATCCATCCTGATTCATATCAGAATAGATCAATTACCCCTAGAGAAGCAGCACGCCTTCAAACTTTTCCTGATGATTATTATTTTGAAGGAGGGACTGACAAACCAAGTAGAACTGCTGCATTTAGGCAGATTGGTAATGCTGTTCCAGTTATACTGGCTAGAAAAATTGCAGAAAATTTGAAGGAGAATTGGCATGAGTGA